The following proteins are encoded in a genomic region of Gemmatimonadota bacterium:
- a CDS encoding exo-alpha-sialidase has protein sequence MKTHVYTSGQDGYHTYRIPALLVTKAGTLLAFCEGRRTGRGDHGDLDLLVKRSEDGGETWSEQLLIYGEPGEVTIGNPCPVVDGDTGVIWLPFCRENDDVFITHSGDDGKTWADPTEITAVVKKPSWNWYATGPGVGIQLQRGEHRGRLVIPCDHREDETYGNGSHTIYSDDHGATWQMSALITPGANECQVVELADGSLKMNIRMQTFSEGLRGISVSGDGGHSWSEVVHDANLPCPKCQASLIGEGDRLFFSNPVSLTPVESPEAGDRFYPGKGRGERENMTVRLSEDGGETWVREKLLHEGPAAYSCLTLLPDGDVGCLYEAGEEHSYQYLIFERFRI, from the coding sequence ATGAAGACACATGTATATACCAGTGGCCAGGATGGGTATCACACGTATCGCATTCCGGCATTGCTGGTGACAAAGGCGGGGACTTTGCTGGCGTTTTGCGAGGGGCGGCGCACCGGGCGCGGGGATCACGGGGATCTCGATTTGCTGGTGAAGCGGTCAGAGGACGGTGGGGAGACGTGGTCTGAACAGTTGTTGATTTACGGGGAGCCTGGGGAGGTGACGATTGGTAATCCGTGTCCTGTGGTGGATGGTGATACGGGTGTGATCTGGCTACCGTTTTGTCGGGAGAATGACGATGTGTTCATTACGCATAGTGGGGATGATGGGAAGACGTGGGCAGATCCCACGGAGATTACTGCGGTTGTGAAGAAGCCTTCGTGGAATTGGTATGCGACGGGTCCGGGTGTTGGTATTCAATTGCAGCGGGGGGAGCACAGGGGGCGGCTGGTGATTCCGTGCGATCATCGAGAGGATGAGACTTATGGGAATGGTTCGCATACAATTTATAGCGATGACCACGGGGCGACTTGGCAGATGAGTGCGTTGATTACACCGGGTGCGAATGAATGTCAGGTTGTGGAACTGGCGGATGGGTCGTTGAAGATGAATATTCGGATGCAGACGTTTAGCGAAGGGTTGCGGGGGATTTCGGTGAGTGGGGATGGTGGACACAGTTGGTCGGAGGTTGTACACGATGCGAATTTGCCGTGTCCAAAATGTCAGGCGAGTTTGATAGGCGAAGGCGACCGATTGTTTTTTTCAAATCCGGTGTCGCTTACGCCGGTGGAAAGTCCCGAAGCTGGAGATCGGTTTTATCCGGGGAAGGGTAGAGGCGAGCGCGAGAATATGACTGTGCGTTTGAGCGAGGATGGCGGAGAGACATGGGTCCGGGAAAAGCTGTTGCACGAGGGTCCAGCAGCGTATTCCTGCCTAACTCTGTTACCCGATGGAGATGTTGGGTGTTTGTATGAGGCGGGCGAAGAACATTCGTATCAGTATCTAATTTTTGAGCGGTTTAGGATATGA
- a CDS encoding amidohydrolase family protein, whose protein sequence is MIIDAHNHIYYHGLNAEGVLNEMDQFGYDVAWLLTWYLPPGEHVASSHRVFNPVNARPDGTHAGTTLNDLSRACEKYPDRFVAGYCPCPSEGDAAGLFEAAYYSHGVRVCGEWSYRMLLNDPRAILLFRKAGELGAPVVLHIDTPFLNGVYQEAWYGGEIGALEQALQACPDTTFVGHAPGFWRHVSGDEATDAEVYPSGPIVPGGRLFDLFAHYANLWADLSAGSGLNALTRMDDRGRDFLIEYQDRLLFGRDAPGNALQVHIDGLDLPQDVRRKIYCENALRLVPVERS, encoded by the coding sequence ATGATTATTGATGCGCATAATCACATTTATTATCACGGTTTGAATGCCGAGGGCGTGCTGAATGAGATGGATCAGTTCGGGTATGATGTGGCGTGGTTGCTTACGTGGTATTTGCCGCCGGGTGAGCATGTGGCGAGCAGCCATCGCGTGTTTAATCCGGTCAATGCACGGCCCGATGGCACGCACGCGGGGACGACGTTGAATGATCTTTCGCGGGCGTGTGAGAAATATCCCGATCGGTTTGTGGCGGGATATTGTCCCTGTCCTTCAGAGGGCGATGCCGCAGGGCTTTTTGAGGCTGCGTATTATTCGCATGGTGTTCGGGTGTGTGGGGAGTGGAGCTATCGGATGTTGTTGAACGATCCCCGTGCGATTTTGTTGTTTCGCAAGGCGGGTGAGTTGGGTGCGCCAGTGGTGTTGCATATTGATACGCCGTTTTTGAATGGGGTGTATCAGGAGGCCTGGTATGGTGGGGAGATTGGCGCGCTGGAGCAGGCGTTGCAGGCGTGTCCAGATACGACGTTTGTCGGTCACGCGCCTGGGTTCTGGCGGCATGTGAGTGGGGATGAGGCGACTGATGCGGAGGTATATCCTTCGGGTCCAATTGTGCCGGGGGGGCGTTTGTTTGATTTGTTTGCACACTATGCGAATCTCTGGGCGGATTTGTCGGCGGGTTCTGGTTTGAATGCGTTGACGCGGATGGATGATAGGGGGCGGGATTTTTTGATCGAGTATCAGGATCGTTTGTTGTTTGGGCGCGATGCTCCGGGGAATGCGTTGCAGGTACATATAGATGGGTTAGATTTGCCACAGGATGTCAGGCGGAAGATTTATTGCGAGAATGCACTGCGGCTGGTTCCTGTGGAGAGGTCATAA
- a CDS encoding dihydroorotate dehydrogenase, translated as MSNSQLDLSTKIAKRLTLKNPVIMASGTFGHGAEYASLFDLSKIGGIVTKTITYHPRAGNPPPRTAETPSGMLNAIGLTNPGIDAFIAEKVPPLAALNTGRIVSIAGTSDREFADMAARFNDLEGIDALELNISSPNMKDGGMLFGCSERAAHNVTRAVKAVSQLPIIVKLTPNVTDIAAIAGAVEEGGADGIALINTLLGMAIDIDTRRPILGNITGGLSGPAIKPVALALLWKVVERVSVPVIGMGGIATARDAIEFLIIGASAIQVGTTTFVRPLAALEILNGIADYCKAHKIDRISDLVGSMQPPAAH; from the coding sequence ATGTCCAACTCTCAATTAGATCTCTCGACAAAAATCGCCAAAAGGCTCACGCTCAAAAACCCCGTCATCATGGCATCGGGCACTTTTGGACACGGCGCCGAATACGCGTCTCTCTTTGACCTGAGCAAAATCGGCGGCATCGTCACAAAAACCATCACCTATCACCCCCGGGCGGGCAACCCACCGCCGCGCACAGCCGAAACCCCATCCGGCATGCTCAACGCCATTGGACTGACCAACCCGGGCATCGACGCATTCATCGCCGAAAAAGTCCCACCCCTCGCCGCGCTCAACACCGGACGCATCGTCAGCATAGCGGGGACATCGGACCGGGAATTTGCCGACATGGCCGCCCGATTCAACGACCTCGAAGGCATAGACGCCCTTGAACTCAACATCTCATCGCCCAACATGAAAGACGGCGGCATGCTCTTTGGCTGTTCCGAACGCGCCGCCCACAACGTAACCCGAGCCGTCAAAGCCGTATCGCAATTACCCATCATCGTCAAACTCACCCCAAACGTAACCGACATCGCCGCCATAGCCGGCGCAGTCGAAGAAGGCGGAGCAGACGGCATCGCCCTCATCAACACCCTGCTGGGCATGGCAATAGACATAGACACCCGCCGTCCCATCCTGGGAAATATCACAGGCGGCTTATCAGGCCCCGCGATCAAACCCGTCGCCCTCGCCCTGCTCTGGAAAGTCGTCGAACGCGTCTCTGTCCCGGTCATCGGCATGGGCGGCATAGCCACAGCGCGCGACGCCATTGAATTCCTCATCATTGGCGCATCCGCCATACAGGTCGGAACCACGACCTTTGTTCGCCCCCTTGCAGCCCTGGAGATACTCAATGGCATTGCAGACTATTGCAAAGCACACAAAATCGACCGCATATCCGACCTCGTCGGCAGCATGCAACCACCTGCGGCGCATTAA
- a CDS encoding septal ring lytic transglycosylase RlpA family protein: MALQTIAKHTKSTAYPTSSAACNHLRRIKISHLLCILLCVSIMGCASHPRYRGKPITDKPKPSKPSRTVSPSPKYRSSQIGYTSYYAHKFHGRPTASGEIYDMNGLSAAHRELPLGTIIRVTHLGNGKSVVVKVNDRGPFVDGRILDLSLGAAKKLDMVDEGVARVKIEIVKAVN; this comes from the coding sequence ATGGCATTGCAGACTATTGCAAAGCACACAAAATCGACCGCATATCCGACCTCGTCGGCAGCATGCAACCACCTGCGGCGCATTAAAATCTCCCACCTGCTCTGCATCCTCCTCTGCGTCTCTATCATGGGATGTGCCTCGCATCCCCGCTATCGCGGCAAACCCATCACAGACAAACCCAAACCCTCCAAACCCTCCAGGACCGTATCTCCGTCCCCCAAATACCGATCATCTCAAATAGGCTACACATCCTACTACGCGCACAAATTTCACGGACGACCAACAGCCAGCGGTGAAATCTACGACATGAACGGCCTATCCGCCGCACACCGCGAATTGCCCCTCGGCACAATCATTCGCGTCACCCACCTGGGCAACGGCAAATCCGTCGTCGTCAAAGTAAATGACCGCGGTCCCTTCGTTGATGGACGCATCCTCGACCTCTCCCTCGGTGCAGCCAAAAAACTCGACATGGTCGATGAAGGCGTTGCCAGAGTCAAAATCGAAATCGTCAAAGCCGTCAATTAA
- a CDS encoding ATP-binding cassette domain-containing protein: protein MHRPGHSATSVSDIAVELTEVDKIFYQRQRSEKVRDVFKNLFRPNVREIRALQKVNLEIRRGEIVAYAGPNGAGKSTTVKLLSSVLAPTSGTVRCLGMDPMKDRVHYVERIGVVFGQRTELWWDQPVAASFEWKRVVWDIPRDRYDAMLDFVKNLLGIDEFFNSLARQLSLGQKMRADLALMLMHEPEILFLDEPTIGVDVLAKRNMLEFIKNLNREKGVTVMITSHDMDELEQLAGRIVIIDKGNIAFDGDFRELRGQFGDRRHLIIETADTFPPQLSGVQFIESEGNRHHFTFDAAQISIPTLLDEAAEQATIRDVETHRAPIDDVIADMYEYWDGVN, encoded by the coding sequence ATGCACAGACCGGGTCACAGCGCTACCTCGGTTTCGGACATCGCGGTTGAGCTTACCGAGGTCGATAAGATTTTTTACCAGCGCCAGCGTTCGGAGAAGGTTCGGGATGTTTTCAAGAATTTGTTTCGGCCCAATGTCCGGGAGATTCGCGCGTTGCAGAAGGTGAATCTCGAGATTCGCCGCGGCGAGATTGTCGCCTATGCAGGTCCCAATGGTGCGGGAAAATCCACGACTGTTAAGCTGCTTTCCAGTGTTCTTGCACCGACGTCTGGGACGGTTCGCTGTCTGGGTATGGATCCGATGAAGGATCGCGTGCATTATGTCGAGCGCATTGGCGTGGTTTTTGGTCAGCGGACAGAGTTGTGGTGGGATCAGCCCGTTGCGGCGAGTTTTGAGTGGAAGCGGGTGGTCTGGGATATTCCCCGGGATCGGTATGATGCTATGCTCGATTTTGTGAAGAATCTTCTCGGGATTGATGAATTTTTCAATAGTCTCGCGCGTCAACTCAGTCTGGGACAAAAGATGCGGGCGGATCTCGCGCTTATGCTTATGCACGAGCCTGAGATTCTCTTTTTGGACGAGCCTACCATTGGGGTTGATGTGCTTGCCAAACGCAATATGCTGGAGTTTATCAAGAATCTCAATCGCGAAAAGGGCGTTACGGTTATGATCACGAGTCACGATATGGATGAGCTGGAGCAGCTCGCGGGGCGCATTGTGATAATCGATAAGGGCAATATCGCGTTTGATGGGGATTTTCGAGAATTGCGCGGTCAATTTGGGGACCGCAGGCATCTTATTATTGAGACTGCCGATACGTTTCCACCGCAACTTTCAGGCGTTCAGTTTATTGAGAGCGAAGGCAATCGCCATCACTTTACGTTCGATGCGGCACAGATATCGATACCGACATTGCTCGATGAAGCGGCAGAGCAAGCGACTATTCGCGATGTGGAAACCCACCGCGCTCCGATTGACGATGTGATTGCGGATATGTATGAATATTGGGATGGGGTTAATTGA
- the hemG gene encoding protoporphyrinogen oxidase — translation MHITIIGGGIAGLATAFYLEKRAREQGRDIQYSLLERSDRWGGMIATESVDGFLIEGGPDLLLTQKPAGIQLCEDLGLADRLISTNNDRQRTFLVRDGKLVAFPEDFSLVPVRFWSLATSPLYSFCGKVRMGLEVFVPRRRDEGDESLASFIRRRLGVEAVNIGGAMLAGIHSADAERLSMQCAFPMYVAMEQRYGSLIKGVRAMRKARASTGTAIFQTLVGGMGELVDTLIAGLDGDLRRGVAVGSVRKVGGGFEVVAGDEVIGTDAVVMATPAYVSADLVADFAPDLSLLLRGIRYVSTATVSLAYRKRDVEGQHDFEGFGFLSPKHEGRRITACTWVSTKLNFRAPDDGVLVRTFVGGAGQEDLVDLDDEALIALSREELEDLMGLTADPLFARIFRWRRGRPQFDVGHLERVAEMERLAAQVGGLFLTGSAYRGSAIPDCIVQAVDTVDRIFGEV, via the coding sequence ATGCATATAACTATTATTGGCGGTGGCATAGCGGGTCTTGCGACCGCTTTTTATTTGGAAAAAAGAGCGCGAGAGCAAGGTCGGGACATTCAGTATTCCTTGCTGGAGCGCAGTGACCGATGGGGCGGGATGATTGCGACGGAGTCGGTGGATGGTTTTTTGATTGAGGGCGGTCCGGATTTGCTGCTGACGCAAAAGCCCGCGGGTATTCAGTTGTGTGAGGATCTGGGGTTGGCGGATCGGCTGATTTCGACGAATAATGATCGGCAGCGGACGTTTTTGGTGCGGGATGGGAAGTTGGTGGCTTTTCCGGAGGATTTTTCACTGGTGCCTGTGAGATTTTGGTCCCTTGCGACGTCACCTTTGTATTCGTTTTGTGGAAAGGTGAGGATGGGGCTGGAGGTGTTTGTTCCGCGGCGGAGAGACGAGGGCGATGAGAGTCTGGCGAGTTTTATTCGGCGGCGTTTGGGCGTGGAGGCTGTGAATATTGGCGGGGCAATGCTGGCGGGTATCCACAGTGCAGATGCAGAGCGTTTGAGTATGCAATGTGCGTTTCCGATGTATGTGGCGATGGAGCAGCGCTATGGGAGTTTGATTAAGGGGGTGCGGGCGATGAGGAAGGCGCGCGCATCTACGGGGACTGCGATATTTCAGACGCTGGTCGGTGGGATGGGTGAGTTGGTCGATACTTTGATTGCGGGTTTGGATGGGGATTTGCGCCGGGGTGTTGCGGTTGGGTCTGTTAGAAAGGTGGGTGGGGGATTTGAGGTGGTCGCTGGTGATGAGGTGATCGGGACAGATGCCGTGGTGATGGCGACGCCGGCTTATGTGTCCGCTGATCTGGTGGCGGATTTTGCGCCGGATTTGAGTCTTTTGTTGCGCGGTATTCGCTATGTTTCAACGGCGACGGTTTCGCTGGCGTATCGGAAGAGGGATGTTGAGGGGCAACACGATTTTGAGGGGTTTGGTTTTTTGTCGCCAAAACACGAGGGGCGTCGGATTACGGCGTGTACATGGGTTTCGACGAAGTTGAATTTTCGCGCGCCGGACGATGGTGTTCTGGTGCGTACTTTTGTGGGAGGAGCAGGGCAGGAAGATCTGGTGGATCTGGATGATGAGGCGCTGATTGCACTGTCGCGCGAGGAGTTGGAAGATTTGATGGGGTTGACGGCTGATCCTCTGTTTGCGCGCATTTTTCGCTGGAGAAGAGGACGCCCCCAGTTCGATGTGGGGCATCTGGAGCGCGTGGCTGAGATGGAGCGTCTCGCCGCACAGGTGGGTGGGTTGTTTTTGACGGGGAGTGCGTATCGCGGATCGGCGATTCCCGATTGTATTGTGCAGGCGGTGGATACAGTGGATCGGATTTTTGGGGAAGTGTGA
- a CDS encoding ferrochelatase → MCGNWLILCMNIRRDEKIIGVLLMAYGSPDSLDDMAAYLSDIRGGRPMSPDFVAEFRSRYAQIGGRSPLNERTFEQAGHVEAVLKKRGRDVKAYTGMRHWKPRIVEAVAKMQGDGVEKAVGIVMAPHYSRMSTWLYQQKVEDALKEVGSDIEFAYVNSWCDQPRLIEAQAAKVRAGLERFPEDARRKAKVVFSAHSLPARLLKMGDPYDDELKRNAQAIVDRLGPVDWMFSYQSAAHTGEPWLGPQIEDVIPALASGNYRDVLVSPIGFVCDHVEVLYDIDIGCQEIAQRCGMRLERTEMMNSDPVFIEAIADAVEEVI, encoded by the coding sequence ATGTGCGGAAATTGGTTGATTTTGTGCATGAATATACGGCGCGATGAGAAAATAATTGGCGTGCTTTTAATGGCTTATGGCAGCCCCGATTCGCTGGATGATATGGCGGCTTATTTGAGCGATATTCGGGGTGGGAGGCCGATGTCGCCAGATTTTGTGGCGGAGTTTCGCAGTCGCTACGCGCAGATCGGTGGCAGGTCGCCGCTGAATGAACGCACGTTTGAGCAGGCAGGGCATGTCGAGGCGGTGTTGAAGAAACGCGGGCGGGATGTGAAGGCATATACGGGGATGCGTCACTGGAAGCCGCGGATCGTGGAGGCGGTGGCGAAGATGCAGGGGGATGGTGTTGAAAAGGCTGTGGGCATTGTGATGGCGCCGCATTATTCGCGGATGAGTACCTGGCTCTATCAGCAGAAGGTTGAGGATGCATTAAAAGAGGTGGGGAGTGATATTGAGTTTGCCTATGTCAATTCGTGGTGCGATCAGCCCCGGTTGATTGAGGCGCAGGCGGCAAAGGTACGGGCGGGGTTGGAGAGGTTTCCGGAGGATGCGAGGCGGAAGGCAAAGGTGGTTTTTTCGGCGCATAGTTTGCCGGCCCGGTTGCTGAAGATGGGCGATCCCTATGACGATGAATTAAAGCGCAATGCTCAGGCGATTGTGGATCGATTGGGTCCGGTGGATTGGATGTTTTCATATCAGAGCGCCGCACATACGGGCGAGCCATGGTTGGGTCCGCAGATTGAGGATGTGATTCCCGCTCTGGCTTCTGGCAATTATCGCGATGTTCTGGTCTCGCCTATTGGTTTTGTGTGCGATCACGTGGAGGTGCTTTACGATATTGATATCGGTTGCCAGGAGATTGCACAAAGATGCGGGATGCGTCTGGAACGCACAGAGATGATGAATAGCGATCCCGTGTTTATCGAGGCGATTGCCGATGCGGTGGAAGAGGTGATTTAA
- the hemE gene encoding uroporphyrinogen decarboxylase produces MREGSDRFLKACRRECVDATPVWFMRQAGRYMKAYWTYRDRYSFLDMVKTPEISTAITMQPVNAYDVDAAIIFQDLLPILESMGLDLDYVKGEGPVIHNPIRTVADIDALTVSPAEEAMPYVGDAIRMAVAELNGRVPLIGFAGAPFTLVCYAVEGGSSRNYEIAKGLMYGEPAQWHRLMDMMATAIGDYLIAQARAGAGVLQVFDSWVGALSPADYREYVLPHSQKAIAIAKEEVDVPLIHFGTGTAGILELLKEAGGDVIGVDWRIDIDVAWRRLGDDVGVQGNLDPVVLFAPFEEIMRQTRRILDSVRGRPGHIFNLGHGILQRTPVENVRKLVDFVHEYTAR; encoded by the coding sequence ATGCGTGAGGGTTCAGATCGTTTTTTAAAGGCGTGTCGTCGCGAATGTGTGGATGCGACGCCTGTTTGGTTCATGCGTCAGGCCGGGCGGTATATGAAGGCTTATTGGACGTATCGCGATCGCTATAGTTTTCTCGATATGGTGAAGACGCCCGAGATCTCTACGGCGATTACGATGCAACCCGTGAACGCCTATGATGTGGATGCTGCGATTATTTTTCAGGATTTGCTGCCGATTCTCGAGTCGATGGGTTTGGATCTGGATTATGTAAAAGGAGAAGGTCCGGTTATTCACAATCCGATTCGCACGGTGGCAGATATCGATGCGTTGACCGTGAGTCCCGCCGAAGAGGCGATGCCTTATGTGGGCGATGCCATTCGGATGGCTGTCGCAGAACTCAATGGTCGCGTTCCGTTGATTGGTTTTGCAGGTGCGCCTTTTACGCTGGTTTGTTATGCGGTGGAAGGCGGTTCGTCGCGCAATTACGAGATTGCCAAGGGGTTGATGTACGGCGAGCCAGCGCAATGGCATCGTTTGATGGATATGATGGCGACAGCTATTGGGGATTATCTCATCGCTCAGGCCCGGGCGGGTGCCGGGGTGTTGCAGGTGTTTGATAGCTGGGTCGGGGCGTTGAGTCCGGCTGATTATCGCGAGTACGTGTTGCCGCATTCGCAAAAGGCGATTGCGATTGCGAAAGAAGAGGTGGATGTGCCGCTTATTCATTTTGGCACGGGTACGGCGGGTATTCTCGAGTTGTTGAAAGAGGCGGGGGGCGATGTTATTGGCGTTGATTGGCGCATTGATATAGATGTGGCGTGGCGCCGTTTGGGCGATGATGTGGGTGTGCAGGGCAATCTGGATCCCGTTGTGTTGTTCGCGCCTTTTGAGGAGATAATGCGGCAGACGAGGCGCATATTGGATTCGGTGAGGGGAAGGCCGGGACATATTTTTAATTTGGGTCATGGGATTTTACAGCGCACACCTGTGGAAAATGTGCGGAAATTGGTTGATTTTGTGCATGAATATACGGCGCGATGA
- a CDS encoding glutamine synthetase translates to MNEGSREYVLNAASEHGVKFVRLWFTDILGFLKSVAIPVEQLDGALTEGIGFDGSSVEGFARIDESDMIAMPDPNTFQVLPFRPQEGGTVARMFCDILQPGGNPYRGDPRWVLKKNLRRAGDMGFAFYVSPEMEFFYFEKPEVPLVGLDEGGYFDQTSLDVASDLRRDTVLTLEKMGIEVASSHHEDAPSQHEIDLLYTDALTMADNAMTYRLVVKEIAVKHGVWATFMPKPIFGVNGNGMHTNMSLFKGEANAFYDAEGEYHLSDTARYFIAGLLKHACEITLVTNQWVNSYKRLVPGYEAPLYTTWSVVNRSDLVRVPAYSLDKESTTRIEYRSPDPACNPYLAFAIMLAAGLEGVEKQYEVPPPMEKNVAEMSSAERENAGIKTLPLDLSQAIDLAEGSDLLRNALGDHIFEKFIANKKIEWANYRAQVTGYELDQHLKIL, encoded by the coding sequence ATGAATGAAGGAAGCCGCGAATACGTGTTGAATGCCGCGTCAGAACACGGGGTCAAATTTGTCAGGCTCTGGTTTACGGATATTTTGGGTTTTCTAAAGAGTGTCGCCATTCCCGTTGAGCAACTCGATGGTGCTTTGACAGAGGGGATCGGTTTTGATGGGTCGTCCGTAGAGGGTTTTGCGCGCATTGACGAGAGCGATATGATCGCGATGCCCGATCCCAATACTTTTCAGGTGCTGCCTTTTCGTCCGCAAGAAGGCGGTACGGTTGCGCGTATGTTTTGCGATATTCTCCAGCCGGGGGGAAATCCATATCGGGGAGATCCGCGCTGGGTGCTGAAAAAAAATTTGAGACGCGCAGGCGATATGGGTTTTGCGTTTTACGTCAGTCCAGAGATGGAGTTTTTCTATTTTGAAAAACCCGAGGTTCCTCTCGTGGGTTTGGATGAGGGTGGATATTTTGATCAGACGTCTCTGGATGTGGCGAGTGATTTGCGCCGGGATACGGTGTTGACGCTGGAGAAGATGGGGATTGAGGTGGCGTCCAGCCATCACGAGGACGCGCCGAGCCAGCACGAGATCGATTTGCTTTATACCGATGCGCTGACGATGGCGGACAATGCGATGACCTACCGTTTGGTTGTGAAGGAGATTGCCGTGAAGCACGGCGTTTGGGCGACGTTTATGCCCAAACCCATTTTTGGCGTCAATGGCAATGGTATGCATACGAATATGTCGCTGTTTAAGGGAGAGGCTAACGCGTTTTACGACGCTGAAGGCGAATACCATCTGTCGGATACGGCGCGGTATTTTATCGCGGGTTTGCTCAAACACGCGTGTGAGATAACGCTGGTGACCAATCAGTGGGTCAATTCTTATAAGCGGTTGGTGCCGGGTTATGAAGCGCCTTTGTACACGACGTGGTCGGTGGTTAACCGATCGGATCTGGTGCGCGTGCCGGCCTATTCTCTGGATAAGGAGAGTACAACGCGCATCGAATACCGGTCGCCCGATCCGGCCTGCAATCCCTATCTGGCATTTGCAATTATGTTGGCTGCGGGATTAGAGGGTGTTGAAAAACAGTATGAGGTGCCGCCGCCTATGGAAAAAAATGTGGCTGAGATGTCCAGTGCCGAGCGGGAGAACGCGGGTATTAAGACTCTGCCTCTGGATCTGTCACAGGCTATTGATCTGGCCGAGGGTAGCGATTTGCTTCGCAATGCCCTGGGGGATCACATTTTTGAGAAGTTTATTGCGAATAAGAAGATCGAATGGGCCAATTACAGGGCGCAGGTGACGGGTTACGAATTGGATCAACATCTTAAAATTTTGTGA